A window from Nitrospinota bacterium encodes these proteins:
- the rmuC gene encoding DNA recombination protein RmuC, translated as MAELAVYASVILNIAAVALLISLLRSKSAGDGENRTISYIEKSRIQSESALREEMGRIRDEIGKSSRSGREEQRDSLKQFGDTVMSLLNGIRESVEGRLKAIQEDNNAKLEKMRLTVDEKLHDTLEQKLGRSFKQVSDQLDRVHAGIGEMRTLAASVGDLNRTLTNVKSRGVWGEVALESLLEQIFTPEQYAKNVATKPNSAERVEFAVKLPEGPDGGPLLLPIDAKFPLEDYHRLEQAREKGDMEASNEAAKALENTIKAEAKKIRDKYINPPYSTDFAILFLPSESLYAEVLRRPGLFDYAQRECRVMIAGPTTLAALLNSLQMGFKTLAIQKRTSEVWNILGLVKTEFGKFGDSLARTKKKLEEASGGIEDVEKRARVLSGKLAKAEELPVPGSGGENGDGGAV; from the coding sequence ATGGCTGAACTGGCTGTTTACGCATCTGTTATCCTCAATATCGCGGCTGTGGCGCTGCTGATATCCCTTTTACGCTCCAAATCCGCCGGTGATGGCGAGAACCGGACGATTTCCTACATCGAAAAATCCCGGATCCAAAGCGAATCCGCCTTGCGCGAAGAGATGGGGCGCATCCGCGACGAGATAGGCAAGAGCTCCCGGAGCGGCCGGGAAGAACAGCGCGATTCGCTAAAACAGTTCGGCGACACTGTGATGTCGCTCCTTAACGGCATAAGGGAGAGCGTTGAGGGGCGGTTAAAGGCCATACAGGAGGACAACAACGCCAAGCTTGAGAAAATGCGCCTGACCGTGGACGAAAAGCTTCACGACACCCTCGAACAGAAGCTCGGGCGCAGTTTCAAGCAGGTGTCCGACCAGTTGGACAGGGTTCACGCCGGAATCGGGGAAATGCGGACGCTTGCGGCCAGCGTGGGGGATCTGAACCGCACGCTAACCAACGTCAAAAGCCGGGGCGTATGGGGGGAAGTTGCGTTGGAGTCGCTGTTGGAGCAGATATTCACCCCTGAACAGTACGCCAAGAACGTGGCGACCAAGCCCAACAGCGCAGAAAGGGTGGAATTCGCCGTAAAACTCCCCGAAGGGCCGGACGGCGGCCCACTATTGCTGCCGATAGACGCGAAATTCCCGCTGGAGGACTATCACAGGCTGGAACAGGCGCGGGAGAAAGGGGATATGGAAGCTTCCAACGAGGCGGCCAAGGCCCTGGAAAACACCATAAAAGCGGAAGCCAAAAAAATCAGGGACAAATACATTAATCCACCGTACAGCACTGATTTTGCGATACTTTTTCTGCCATCGGAAAGTCTTTATGCGGAAGTGCTGCGCAGGCCGGGGCTTTTCGACTATGCCCAGAGGGAGTGCCGGGTGATGATCGCCGGGCCCACCACGCTGGCGGCGCTTTTGAACAGCCTGCAGATGGGCTTTAAGACATTGGCCATCCAGAAAAGGACCAGCGAGGTGTGGAACATTCTTGGGCTGGTGAAGACCGAGTTCGGCAAGTTCGGCGACAGCCTGGCCCGGACGAAAAAGAAACTCGAAGAGGCCAGCGGAGGGATAGAGGACGTGGAAAAGCGCGCCCGTGTCCTCTCCGGCAAGCTTGCCAAGGCCGAGGAACTCCCCGTTCCCGGTTCCGGCGGGGAGAATGGAGACGGCGGGGCGGTGTAG
- a CDS encoding type II toxin-antitoxin system RelE/ParE family toxin, with protein MGKPIRWSRQSLEHLEDVYQFIAQDSPYYASLLVERIFEAVERLNDFPEMGRIVPESDDPDTRELIYKGYRIVYQIMDERLEVIAVFHGSKKYDG; from the coding sequence ATGGGCAAGCCGATAAGGTGGTCAAGGCAGTCTCTTGAACATCTTGAAGATGTTTACCAATTCATTGCCCAGGACTCTCCTTATTACGCCTCATTGCTGGTTGAAAGAATATTCGAAGCGGTCGAACGGCTAAACGATTTTCCCGAAATGGGGAGGATTGTCCCGGAATCAGACGACCCGGATACTCGCGAATTGATATACAAAGGTTACCGTATCGTCTATCAGATAATGGATGAACGGCTGGAAGTGATCGCTGTGTTTCATGGGAGCAAGAAATATGATGGGTGA
- the sucC gene encoding ADP-forming succinate--CoA ligase subunit beta, producing the protein MKIHEYQAKEILRKFGVPTPRGKVAVKAEDAGAAADEMGLPVVVKAQIHAGGRGKAGGVKLAKTRDEAVKIAKELIGKTLVTHQTGPEGREVRTLLIEEGMTIVKELYMGIVVDRDRARPCFMVSEEGGMEIEEVAAKTPEKIMKVWVDPAIGLMPCQARDMAFFLKLSGDAFKAGVDFIMKLYKAFEGKDCSMAEINPLVITSDNRVLALDCKMNFDDNALYRQKDVVEMRDLNEEAELEIEASRHNLNYIKLDGAIGCMVNGAGLAMATMDIIKLSGGEPANFLDVGGGASEEQIESAFRIILADKNVQGIFINIFGGILRCDRLANGVVNAARKINVTAPVIIRMEGTNVDEGKRILKESGFNFIVANGMRDGAEKAVAATRAAV; encoded by the coding sequence ATGAAAATCCACGAATACCAGGCTAAAGAGATTTTGCGGAAATTCGGCGTCCCCACCCCTCGGGGCAAGGTGGCGGTCAAGGCGGAGGACGCGGGAGCGGCGGCGGACGAAATGGGGCTGCCGGTGGTGGTAAAGGCGCAGATACACGCCGGCGGGCGGGGCAAGGCTGGCGGCGTGAAGCTGGCCAAGACCCGGGACGAGGCGGTCAAGATCGCAAAAGAACTCATCGGCAAGACCCTTGTGACCCACCAGACCGGCCCGGAGGGGCGCGAGGTCCGTACCCTTTTGATTGAAGAGGGGATGACCATCGTAAAAGAGCTTTACATGGGCATCGTGGTGGACAGGGACCGGGCCCGCCCCTGCTTCATGGTCTCCGAAGAGGGGGGCATGGAAATTGAGGAGGTGGCCGCCAAAACTCCCGAAAAGATAATGAAGGTATGGGTGGACCCGGCCATCGGGCTTATGCCCTGCCAGGCGCGGGACATGGCGTTTTTCTTGAAGCTTTCCGGCGACGCTTTCAAGGCCGGGGTGGACTTCATAATGAAGCTGTACAAGGCTTTCGAGGGGAAGGACTGCTCCATGGCGGAGATCAATCCATTGGTGATCACGTCGGACAACCGGGTGCTGGCGCTCGACTGCAAGATGAACTTTGACGACAACGCATTGTACCGCCAGAAAGACGTGGTGGAGATGCGGGACCTGAACGAGGAAGCGGAGCTTGAGATAGAGGCCAGCCGCCACAACCTCAACTATATAAAGCTGGACGGCGCCATCGGATGCATGGTCAACGGCGCCGGGCTTGCGATGGCCACGATGGATATCATAAAACTTTCCGGCGGCGAGCCGGCCAATTTCCTCGATGTGGGCGGCGGGGCCTCGGAGGAGCAGATAGAAAGCGCGTTCCGCATAATCCTGGCGGACAAGAACGTGCAGGGGATATTCATAAACATCTTCGGCGGCATCCTGCGGTGCGACAGGCTGGCCAACGGCGTTGTGAACGCGGCGCGCAAGATAAACGTCACCGCCCCGGTGATAATCCGGATGGAGGGGACGAACGTGGACGAAGGGAAAAGGATATTGAAGGAAAGCGGGTTCAACTTCATCGTGGCCAACGGGATGCGGGACGGGGCGGAAAAGGCCGTCGCCGCCACCCGGGCAGCGGTATAG
- the aprB gene encoding adenylyl-sulfate reductase subunit beta: MPTFVIAEKCDGCKGQDKTACMYICPHDLMYLDKERMKAQNQEPEQCWECYSCVKICPQQAIEARPYADFVPMGGTSIPMRSTDSIMWTVKFRDGKVSRFKFPIRTKPEGSIKAYEGKPVPAEADLDNPNLFTEAGKTLPKIK; this comes from the coding sequence ATGCCTACTTTCGTCATTGCCGAAAAATGCGACGGGTGCAAAGGGCAGGACAAGACCGCCTGCATGTACATCTGCCCGCACGACCTGATGTACCTGGACAAGGAGAGGATGAAGGCCCAGAACCAGGAGCCGGAGCAGTGCTGGGAATGTTATTCGTGCGTGAAAATCTGCCCGCAGCAGGCGATAGAGGCAAGGCCATACGCGGACTTCGTGCCGATGGGGGGCACGTCCATTCCCATGCGCTCCACGGACTCTATCATGTGGACGGTGAAATTCCGGGACGGCAAGGTGTCCCGGTTCAAGTTCCCGATCCGCACCAAGCCGGAAGGCTCCATAAAAGCATACGAGGGAAAACCGGTCCCGGCGGAAGCGGACCTGGACAATCCGAACCTGTTCACCGAAGCCGGCAAGACCTTGCCGAAGATTAAATAA
- a CDS encoding endonuclease domain-containing protein, producing MTKVYNKKERTLVRKILRNKMPDAEVILWSKLKNRQVLGAKFRRQYGIEEYAVDFFCPELRLAIELDGDTHFIDDAQVKDKRRQEKMEMFGIQFLRFYNNDIYKNLRGVLTALEKRISELRDEINSGKKVSPPLQGGVAKAKPEPGR from the coding sequence ATGACGAAGGTTTATAATAAAAAGGAACGGACACTTGTAAGGAAAATACTGCGAAACAAAATGCCTGATGCGGAAGTTATTCTTTGGTCAAAGCTGAAAAACAGGCAGGTTTTGGGAGCCAAGTTTAGAAGACAGTATGGAATTGAAGAGTATGCCGTTGATTTTTTCTGCCCGGAATTAAGATTGGCGATCGAACTTGACGGGGACACTCATTTTATTGATGACGCGCAGGTCAAAGACAAAAGACGGCAGGAAAAAATGGAAATGTTCGGTATTCAATTCCTGCGCTTTTACAATAATGACATTTATAAAAATCTACGCGGTGTTTTAACGGCGCTGGAAAAGCGGATTTCCGAGTTGCGCGATGAAATAAATAGCGGGAAAAAAGTTTCCCCTCCTTTACAAGGAGGGGTGGCGAAGGCGAAGCCTGAGCCGGGGAGGTAA
- the sucD gene encoding succinate--CoA ligase subunit alpha produces MSVLVDENTKLIVQGITGKEGSFHAAGCKAYGTKVVGGVTPGKEGQEVEGVPVFNTVKRAVAATGANATMIFVPPPFSADAIFEAAEAGISLIVCITEGIPVYDMIKIKNYLKDKQVRLIGPNCPGIITPGKAKIGIMPGHIHKPGPVGVVSRSGTLTYEVVGQLTALGIGQSTCIGIGGDPVNGTNFIDAIELFNNDPQTKAICMIGEIGGSAEEDAAEYVKAKVKKPVVGFIAGQTAPPGRRMGHAGAIISGGKGTADEKMKAMSAAGIKVCKSPADLGGTIQKAMN; encoded by the coding sequence ATGAGCGTACTGGTTGACGAGAACACAAAACTGATCGTTCAGGGGATCACCGGCAAGGAAGGCTCCTTCCACGCGGCGGGTTGCAAGGCTTACGGCACGAAAGTCGTGGGCGGGGTCACCCCGGGCAAGGAGGGGCAAGAAGTGGAAGGCGTGCCGGTGTTCAACACCGTAAAGCGCGCCGTGGCCGCCACGGGCGCCAACGCCACCATGATATTCGTGCCGCCACCTTTTTCGGCGGACGCCATATTCGAGGCGGCGGAGGCCGGGATATCGCTGATCGTCTGCATCACCGAGGGGATCCCGGTGTATGACATGATAAAGATAAAGAACTACCTTAAAGACAAACAGGTACGGCTCATCGGCCCCAACTGCCCGGGGATCATAACCCCCGGCAAGGCGAAGATAGGGATCATGCCCGGGCATATACACAAACCCGGCCCTGTGGGGGTGGTATCCCGCTCCGGCACGCTCACATATGAGGTGGTGGGGCAGTTGACCGCGCTGGGGATCGGTCAGTCAACATGCATCGGCATCGGTGGCGACCCTGTGAACGGGACCAATTTCATAGACGCGATAGAGCTTTTCAACAACGACCCGCAGACCAAGGCCATCTGCATGATCGGCGAGATCGGCGGATCGGCGGAAGAGGACGCGGCGGAGTATGTGAAGGCGAAGGTGAAAAAACCGGTGGTGGGTTTCATCGCCGGGCAGACCGCGCCCCCCGGGCGGCGCATGGGACACGCCGGCGCCATCATTTCCGGCGGCAAAGGTACGGCGGACGAAAAGATGAAGGCCATGTCCGCGGCCGGGATAAAGGTTTGCAAGTCTCCCGCGGATTTGGGCGGGACAATACAGAAGGCGATGAACTAG
- the ndk gene encoding nucleoside-diphosphate kinase: MSRTFAIIKPDAVERSLTGKIVSWIESSGLKVAALKRMHMTQAQAEGFYAEHKARPFFASLTGYMSSGPCVVAVLEGENAQPKWRDIMGATNPANAAPGTIRKELAVDLEKNSVHGSDSETSAAREIGYFFSETEIV; encoded by the coding sequence ATGTCACGCACTTTCGCGATAATAAAGCCGGACGCTGTGGAGCGTTCGCTGACCGGGAAAATAGTAAGCTGGATCGAATCGAGCGGCCTTAAGGTGGCCGCCCTGAAACGGATGCATATGACCCAGGCCCAGGCGGAGGGCTTTTACGCCGAGCACAAGGCGCGGCCTTTCTTCGCCTCGCTGACTGGTTACATGAGCTCCGGGCCGTGCGTTGTGGCGGTGCTGGAGGGGGAGAACGCCCAGCCTAAATGGCGCGATATCATGGGCGCCACAAACCCGGCCAACGCCGCCCCCGGCACCATCCGCAAGGAGCTTGCGGTGGACCTGGAAAAAAATTCCGTCCACGGCTCGGACAGCGAAACGTCCGCCGCCAGGGAGATCGGATATTTCTTCAGCGAGACCGAGATAGTTTAA
- a CDS encoding 2-oxoacid:ferredoxin oxidoreductase subunit beta — MTTATEPLKAKDYKSEIPPTWCPGCGDYGVLNAVLKAFADLQIDINNTVLVSGIGCSSRFPYFVKTYGMHTAHGRVLPVATGVKMARPELEVIAFGGDGDGFSIGGGHVPHVARKNTDITYIMMDNSIYGLTKGQMSPTTPLGMVTSTTPYGAPDNPLNPLAFCLTYGATFVAQGYSSKSKVVEDLVKRAIKHKGFSFVNIISPCPTFNKVNTFDFYKDRIGELPADHNTKDLNAALKYAFEGIDGKIATGVFYDVDKPSLLDRLNGIKDKAKASVDYDINKIIDDFIP; from the coding sequence ATGACCACCGCGACAGAGCCTTTGAAAGCCAAGGACTACAAGAGCGAAATCCCGCCAACCTGGTGCCCGGGCTGCGGCGACTACGGCGTGCTAAACGCCGTTTTAAAAGCTTTCGCCGATTTGCAGATCGACATAAACAACACGGTGCTGGTTTCCGGCATCGGCTGTTCGTCCCGTTTCCCGTATTTCGTGAAGACCTACGGGATGCACACGGCGCACGGCCGGGTGCTTCCGGTGGCCACCGGGGTGAAGATGGCCCGTCCGGAGCTTGAGGTGATAGCTTTCGGCGGCGACGGGGACGGCTTCTCCATCGGCGGCGGGCACGTGCCCCACGTGGCCAGGAAAAACACCGACATCACGTACATCATGATGGACAACTCCATATACGGGCTTACCAAGGGGCAGATGTCCCCCACCACCCCGCTGGGGATGGTCACATCCACCACGCCTTATGGCGCGCCGGACAATCCATTGAACCCGCTGGCTTTCTGTTTGACCTATGGGGCCACTTTCGTGGCGCAGGGTTATTCGAGCAAGTCGAAAGTGGTGGAGGACCTGGTCAAAAGGGCGATAAAGCACAAGGGCTTCTCATTTGTGAACATCATCAGCCCCTGCCCGACGTTCAACAAGGTGAACACCTTCGATTTTTACAAGGACAGGATCGGTGAGCTGCCCGCAGACCACAATACCAAGGACCTGAACGCGGCGTTGAAATACGCCTTCGAGGGTATAGACGGCAAGATAGCCACCGGCGTGTTCTACGACGTGGACAAGCCCAGCCTGCTCGACAGGTTGAACGGCATCAAGGACAAGGCGAAGGCGTCCGTTGATTACGACATCAACAAGATCATAGACGACTTCATACCTTGA
- a CDS encoding 2-oxoacid:acceptor oxidoreductase subunit alpha: MAQNDLIIRFGGEGGEGIISSGDMVAQAAARSGLEVLTFKTFPAEIRGGYAMYQTRFAHDNILCEGSGFDVMVAFNQEALDQNVKLMKEGTVLVYDYPGGDIAEEQNIPGVTCYPVPMSKTAKEDLGMYRVKNMVAMGAVAELFAISMDQIRETIKEKFGKKGAEIVELNFKALDAGRDHVRNNLKKTDPYKMDPGKPKEGTIIISGNEAVGLGALLAGVQFFSAYPITPATEVANYLSKELPKFKGTLVQAEDEIASIGNVIGASYAGAKAMTATSGPGLSLMQELIGLASISEVPIVICDVQRGGPSTGLPTKHEQSDLLLAALGCHGDASKVVISPEGVEDCVYLTVEAFNVAEKYQVPVIILSDGSLGFRTASMKRPDPKSLRIVNRELYKGNGKPFARYEFTASGVSAMALPGTPGGAYISTGLEHAESSAPRYTADNHSKMLDKRFNKLNDIEDFFPKTEADVQDGAGLGIITWGSTIGVVREAVKLARAQGLKVSALYPKLVWPLPLKALNGFTSKHKKILIPEVNKQGQLARLIKSETGLNSISYPIYGGMPFTPAMILDKIKEVI; encoded by the coding sequence GTGGCACAGAACGATCTGATCATCCGGTTCGGGGGCGAGGGAGGCGAAGGCATCATCTCCTCCGGCGACATGGTGGCCCAGGCCGCGGCGCGCTCCGGCCTGGAGGTGCTGACCTTCAAGACATTTCCGGCGGAGATAAGGGGCGGGTACGCCATGTACCAGACCCGCTTCGCCCATGACAATATTTTGTGCGAAGGGAGCGGATTTGACGTGATGGTCGCCTTCAACCAGGAAGCGCTGGACCAGAACGTAAAGCTGATGAAAGAAGGAACGGTGCTCGTGTACGACTATCCGGGGGGCGACATCGCCGAAGAGCAGAATATACCGGGTGTCACATGCTATCCGGTTCCCATGAGCAAGACCGCCAAGGAAGACCTGGGGATGTACCGGGTGAAGAACATGGTGGCGATGGGGGCGGTGGCGGAGCTTTTCGCCATATCCATGGATCAGATCCGCGAGACCATAAAGGAAAAGTTCGGCAAGAAGGGCGCCGAGATAGTGGAGCTTAACTTCAAGGCCCTGGACGCCGGGCGGGACCATGTCCGCAACAACCTCAAGAAGACCGATCCATACAAAATGGATCCTGGCAAACCGAAGGAAGGGACGATCATCATCTCCGGCAACGAAGCGGTGGGGCTTGGCGCCCTGCTTGCGGGCGTACAGTTCTTCTCCGCGTATCCGATCACGCCGGCGACGGAGGTGGCCAACTACCTTTCCAAGGAGTTGCCCAAGTTCAAGGGGACGCTTGTGCAGGCGGAGGACGAGATCGCCTCGATTGGCAACGTGATCGGCGCGTCTTACGCCGGGGCCAAGGCGATGACCGCCACGTCCGGACCCGGGCTTTCTTTGATGCAGGAGTTGATCGGCCTTGCTTCCATATCCGAGGTTCCAATCGTGATTTGCGACGTGCAGCGCGGCGGCCCGTCCACCGGGCTGCCCACCAAGCACGAACAGAGCGACCTTTTGCTGGCGGCCTTAGGCTGCCACGGGGACGCTTCCAAAGTGGTGATAAGCCCCGAGGGGGTGGAAGACTGCGTGTACCTGACAGTGGAGGCGTTCAACGTCGCCGAGAAATACCAGGTTCCGGTGATAATCCTGTCGGACGGCTCCCTGGGATTCCGCACCGCTTCCATGAAACGGCCGGATCCGAAGAGCCTGCGTATCGTCAACCGCGAGCTTTACAAAGGAAACGGCAAGCCTTTCGCGCGGTATGAGTTCACCGCGTCTGGCGTGTCGGCCATGGCGCTGCCCGGCACTCCTGGCGGGGCGTACATATCCACGGGGCTTGAGCACGCGGAGTCTTCCGCGCCGCGCTACACCGCGGACAACCACTCCAAGATGCTCGACAAGCGCTTTAACAAGCTAAACGACATAGAAGACTTTTTCCCGAAGACCGAGGCGGACGTCCAGGATGGCGCTGGGCTTGGCATAATCACTTGGGGGTCCACCATTGGCGTGGTGCGCGAGGCTGTGAAGCTTGCCAGGGCGCAGGGGCTAAAAGTGTCGGCGCTGTATCCAAAGCTTGTGTGGCCGCTGCCCCTCAAGGCGCTCAACGGTTTCACGTCCAAGCACAAGAAGATATTGATCCCGGAAGTGAACAAGCAGGGGCAGCTTGCCCGGCTTATCAAGTCCGAGACCGGGCTTAACTCCATCAGCTATCCGATATACGGGGGCATGCCGTTCACGCCTGCGATGATCCTTGATAAGATAAAGGAGGTAATCTAA
- a CDS encoding LysR family transcriptional regulator, producing MLNQITIHQLDLFLVAAKLKNFSRAADQMAISQPAFSAQIIKLEKILGSPMFERIGRRIELTDAGMAFEVYAQRTIGALREGKQAIDDMTKKVVGTLRLGASTTVANYILPEFLGKYKKAHPQGKVEMMVGNTNQIEQSLLRGEVDLGIVEGPVKNNNIETYLFKNDELVVIFSSTHSWKNRRTVSMDELKKEPLIIRERGSGTRKVFMDQVDFDHNPLNVVMELGDTEAIKKSAQANLGVAVVSRAAITSELKDKSLRCASLDGVSLRRKLTLIILKNRYLSNPLKAFTAILDPIEKVAENKPAHRDNS from the coding sequence ATGCTTAATCAAATAACCATACACCAGCTCGACCTTTTCCTGGTGGCGGCCAAACTCAAAAATTTTTCCCGCGCCGCCGACCAGATGGCCATCAGCCAGCCGGCCTTTTCCGCGCAGATAATCAAGCTTGAAAAGATTCTAGGGTCGCCCATGTTCGAGCGGATCGGCCGCAGGATAGAGCTGACTGACGCTGGAATGGCCTTCGAGGTGTACGCCCAGCGCACGATAGGCGCCCTGCGCGAAGGGAAGCAGGCCATAGACGACATGACAAAGAAAGTGGTCGGCACACTGCGGCTCGGCGCCTCCACCACAGTGGCCAACTACATCCTCCCCGAATTCCTGGGCAAGTACAAAAAGGCCCATCCGCAGGGAAAAGTGGAAATGATGGTGGGCAACACAAACCAGATAGAGCAATCCCTTTTGCGCGGAGAGGTGGACCTTGGCATCGTGGAAGGTCCGGTGAAGAACAATAATATCGAGACCTATCTTTTCAAGAACGACGAACTGGTGGTGATATTCTCCTCCACCCATTCATGGAAAAACCGGCGGACGGTGTCCATGGATGAGCTAAAAAAAGAGCCGCTGATAATCCGGGAGCGCGGATCGGGCACCCGCAAGGTGTTCATGGACCAGGTGGACTTTGACCACAACCCCCTCAACGTGGTAATGGAGCTGGGGGACACGGAGGCGATCAAAAAGTCGGCCCAGGCCAATCTTGGGGTGGCGGTTGTCAGCCGCGCCGCCATCACCTCGGAGCTTAAGGACAAGTCATTGCGGTGCGCCAGCCTAGACGGGGTGAGCCTGCGCCGGAAGCTCACCTTGATTATCCTGAAAAACCGCTATCTATCAAACCCGCTGAAAGCTTTCACCGCGATATTGGACCCCATTGAAAAAGTGGCGGAAAACAAGCCAGCCCACCGTGATAATTCCTGA
- a CDS encoding adenylyl-sulfate reductase subunit alpha — translation MVRPQDAFHADFCQNPNIVEVETDILIVGGGMAACGAAFEATRWAGGKYKVTLVDKAAMDRSGAVAQGLSAINTYLGENTPEDYVKMVANDLMGITRDDLVYDVGRHVDDTVQLFEEWGLPVWKQPGDEGKTLAEGGKPVRSGKWQIMINGESYKVIVAEAAKNALGMENIIERCFVVKLLLDEKDENRIAGAIGFSVRENKIYIFRAKAVLIACGGAVNIFRPRSTGEGMGRAWYPVWNAGSTYAMAAQVGAEMTTMENRFVPTRFKDGYGPVGAWFLLFKSKAINGLGEDYSAKNADMLKEYPPYGLAHVPSTCLRNHQAMKEFKEGRGPIFMDTPTGMASLAKNMDAKQFKHLVAEAWEDFLDMCIGQANLWAGMSIRPEETKSELMPTEPYLLGSHAGACGIWVSGPEDMAPKEWQWGYNRMTTVKGLFTAGDGVGASGHKFSSGSYTEGRIAAKNMVKFVRDNKDFKPTIGATKEQLAAEIYKPFQNYMDHKDYTTDPMINPNFIRPRMVMFRLNKMMDEYVAGTSTYYTTSEKLMDVALHLLGMLKEDAQKMAAKDLHELLRAWENYHRIWTAEMHLRHIYFRKETRYPGFYYRSDYPHLDEKEWKCFVNSRFDPKSGEWTMKKVPHQDLVAK, via the coding sequence ATGGTCAGACCGCAAGACGCGTTCCACGCGGACTTTTGCCAGAATCCTAACATAGTCGAAGTTGAGACGGACATATTGATAGTCGGCGGCGGCATGGCCGCCTGTGGAGCGGCCTTCGAGGCCACCCGCTGGGCCGGCGGCAAATACAAGGTGACCCTGGTGGACAAAGCCGCCATGGACCGGTCCGGCGCAGTGGCCCAGGGGCTTTCCGCCATCAACACTTACTTAGGCGAGAACACGCCGGAAGATTACGTGAAGATGGTGGCCAACGACCTGATGGGCATCACCCGGGACGACCTGGTGTATGACGTGGGCAGGCACGTGGACGACACCGTTCAACTGTTCGAGGAGTGGGGCCTGCCGGTGTGGAAACAGCCGGGCGACGAAGGCAAGACGCTGGCCGAAGGGGGCAAGCCAGTCCGCTCCGGCAAATGGCAGATAATGATCAACGGCGAATCGTACAAGGTGATCGTGGCCGAGGCGGCCAAGAACGCGCTTGGGATGGAGAACATCATAGAGCGCTGTTTCGTGGTGAAGCTTCTGCTCGACGAGAAGGATGAGAATAGGATCGCCGGCGCCATCGGCTTCTCGGTCCGGGAGAACAAGATTTACATATTCCGGGCCAAGGCTGTGCTCATCGCTTGCGGCGGAGCGGTGAACATATTCCGTCCCCGCTCCACTGGCGAGGGTATGGGGCGCGCGTGGTATCCAGTGTGGAACGCAGGCTCCACATACGCCATGGCGGCGCAGGTGGGCGCGGAGATGACCACGATGGAAAACAGGTTCGTGCCGACCCGGTTCAAGGACGGTTACGGCCCGGTTGGCGCGTGGTTCCTGCTTTTCAAGTCCAAGGCCATCAACGGGCTTGGCGAGGACTATTCGGCCAAGAACGCGGACATGCTCAAGGAATATCCGCCATACGGCCTGGCGCACGTCCCATCCACTTGCCTTCGCAACCATCAGGCGATGAAGGAGTTCAAGGAAGGGCGCGGCCCGATATTCATGGACACCCCCACGGGGATGGCGAGCCTCGCCAAGAACATGGACGCTAAGCAGTTCAAGCACCTCGTCGCCGAGGCGTGGGAGGATTTCCTTGACATGTGCATCGGCCAGGCAAACCTTTGGGCCGGCATGAGCATCCGCCCCGAGGAGACGAAATCGGAACTGATGCCCACAGAGCCTTATCTGCTCGGCTCACACGCGGGCGCCTGCGGCATATGGGTCTCCGGTCCGGAAGACATGGCGCCGAAAGAATGGCAGTGGGGCTATAACCGCATGACCACCGTGAAGGGACTGTTCACGGCGGGCGACGGCGTGGGCGCATCCGGCCACAAGTTTTCCTCCGGCTCCTACACCGAGGGACGCATCGCGGCGAAGAACATGGTGAAATTCGTGCGGGACAACAAGGATTTCAAGCCAACTATTGGCGCGACGAAGGAACAGCTCGCCGCGGAAATCTACAAGCCGTTCCAGAACTACATGGACCACAAGGACTACACCACCGACCCGATGATAAATCCCAATTTCATCCGGCCCCGGATGGTGATGTTCCGGCTCAACAAGATGATGGACGAATATGTGGCGGGAACGTCCACGTATTACACCACGTCGGAGAAGCTTATGGACGTGGCGCTCCACCTTCTTGGCATGCTCAAGGAAGACGCGCAGAAGATGGCGGCAAAGGACCTGCACGAGCTATTGCGCGCGTGGGAGAACTATCACCGCATCTGGACGGCGGAGATGCACCTGCGGCACATATATTTCCGCAAGGAGACGCGGTATCCGGGCTTTTATTACAGGAGCGACTATCCGCACCTGGACGAGAAGGAGTGGAAATGCTTCGTCAACTCCCGGTTCGACCCGAAGAGCGGCGAGTGGACGATGAAAAAGGTTCCGCACCAGGACCTGGTGGCGAAGTAG